In the Candidatus Poribacteria bacterium genome, one interval contains:
- a CDS encoding thioredoxin domain-containing protein: MKLAIVTLILLTLAIAAPPLYTHWAESRRQQQIQEIKQQARQPIGDSIENVLAVLKSPEPPSVVILYTGGTRSHLEPCGCYQEQSGGLPRRAYLVSEIRKQGIPTLLVDAGDIFDGTEDIDFQRCQINLKAMSMMEYDAVALSQNDLNYGDAYLIEQRAAASFPFLGENAIYTQAAIVKTVDELSILIASTSTESELPNADVSIALGTHPSEQLSNADILISPERMEHRQQTDGPLWVGSTSEGKTLGFLALWVNADGKLSRHHAAQLALTGDVPEDESVRQLLTDFYQKAAQSSEHKPLFAEQRLEQDPQNGYVSATACQRCHEQEYLQWSVTRHAFAFETLVKKERYFDPNCVSCHTTGFGYQTGFQIGDETSTFKGVQCETCHGPGKQHVGNPKKSNIRSGEETSLCLTCHDTKHSPGFTEVVALHTKDVDHSRQPMNLEELLASRVSRMGKPTLELFVMSYCPFGVQAEEKVFPIVKEFGDTIDFKLRFIAQEKATVSLQEVTPFTSLHGYPEVAENIRQLLIAQEYPDKYLDYILCRGKKLDKSWEDCAEKYGIDVAKIQALFDSPEAEQLFRENIQRAAELGVKASPTIFVDGHKFRANQLLRASGTPCQ; this comes from the coding sequence ATGAAACTTGCTATTGTCACTTTAATTTTACTAACGCTTGCCATCGCGGCTCCACCATTGTATACACATTGGGCGGAATCCCGCAGACAGCAACAGATTCAAGAAATCAAGCAACAGGCACGTCAGCCAATAGGTGATTCCATTGAAAATGTCCTTGCAGTCCTCAAAAGCCCAGAACCGCCTTCTGTTGTTATCTTGTATACGGGGGGCACGAGAAGCCATCTGGAACCGTGTGGATGCTATCAAGAGCAATCAGGCGGACTACCGAGGCGCGCCTATCTTGTATCAGAAATTCGCAAGCAGGGGATTCCAACACTCTTGGTTGACGCAGGGGATATTTTCGACGGCACCGAGGATATAGATTTCCAGCGGTGTCAGATCAACCTAAAGGCGATGTCAATGATGGAATACGACGCGGTCGCGCTGAGTCAAAACGATCTCAATTATGGAGATGCGTATCTTATTGAACAACGTGCTGCAGCATCCTTCCCATTTCTCGGCGAGAATGCCATTTACACCCAGGCAGCGATTGTAAAAACTGTGGATGAACTTTCTATTCTTATCGCATCTACTTCAACCGAGAGCGAATTGCCAAATGCAGATGTTTCTATTGCCTTGGGGACGCATCCTTCCGAACAACTATCCAATGCTGATATTCTTATCAGTCCTGAAAGAATGGAACACAGACAACAAACGGACGGACCTCTTTGGGTCGGATCAACATCTGAAGGGAAAACATTAGGATTTTTGGCACTCTGGGTAAATGCAGACGGGAAACTGAGTCGTCATCACGCAGCACAACTTGCACTGACAGGTGATGTCCCAGAAGATGAATCTGTGCGTCAACTGCTTACCGATTTTTATCAAAAGGCCGCACAATCGTCTGAACATAAACCTCTTTTTGCCGAACAACGATTGGAGCAGGATCCGCAAAACGGATATGTCTCAGCGACTGCCTGTCAGCGGTGCCATGAGCAAGAATATCTCCAGTGGTCTGTGACACGGCACGCTTTCGCTTTTGAAACCCTTGTAAAAAAAGAACGATACTTCGATCCGAATTGTGTCTCCTGTCATACCACCGGCTTCGGCTATCAGACAGGTTTTCAGATTGGGGATGAGACTTCGACATTTAAGGGTGTGCAATGTGAGACCTGCCACGGTCCCGGCAAGCAGCACGTCGGCAATCCCAAAAAGAGCAATATTCGTAGTGGTGAGGAAACATCTCTCTGTCTTACATGCCACGACACAAAACATTCGCCTGGGTTTACAGAAGTGGTAGCGCTCCACACCAAGGATGTAGATCACAGTCGCCAACCGATGAACCTTGAGGAATTATTGGCCTCTCGGGTTTCCCGAATGGGAAAACCGACCTTGGAACTTTTCGTAATGAGTTACTGTCCGTTCGGTGTTCAGGCGGAGGAGAAAGTCTTTCCGATCGTGAAGGAGTTTGGCGATACGATCGACTTTAAACTCCGCTTTATTGCCCAAGAGAAAGCGACTGTTTCTCTCCAAGAGGTAACGCCATTCACGAGCCTACATGGATACCCTGAAGTAGCAGAGAACATTCGGCAGCTCCTCATAGCACAAGAATACCCCGATAAGTATCTCGACTATATTCTGTGCCGAGGCAAAAAACTGGACAAGAGCTGGGAGGACTGTGCCGAGAAATACGGTATTGATGTCGCAAAGATTCAAGCATTATTTGACAGTCCCGAAGCAGAACAACTTTTCCGGGAAAACATTCAGCGTGCCGCAGAACTCGGTGTTAAAGCGTCACCGACGATTTTCGTTGATGGGCATAAATTCCGTGCCAATCAGTTGTTACGGGCAAGTGGAACACCGTGCCAGTAA